Genomic DNA from Shouchella patagoniensis:
CAGCTTCAAGTTGTTCTTTTAAAACAGGTGCCACTTGCTCTCGAACCGGGTTTCCAACAGGGTAGTCAAGATTAATAACAAGTTCATTTCCATCTGGATCCTCAACAAAGCCATCATCGTTTACATCCTCATAGCCGGCATCTGCAAGTTTTTGCTCTGCTAATTCGGGATCGTATGCTAATCCTTCGACCGCATCGGGATTATATGCCCATGATGCTTCTGGGAATGGCGCATCCAATAATTCGCCATGTCCCCGTAAGAAACCATCCACAAAGGACTGCCGATCAATCGCATGGACAATCGCTTGTCGGAATTCAACATCCTCTAATTTCTCATTTGCCTCCCAAGTATCTGGATCTGTTAAGCTATCATTTGGACCATGATTAATCTTTAATCCAAGATATTGGTAGCCAAGCTGCGGTTGTTCAAAAATCGTTAACGAATCACTGCCCTCAATTGTTGCCACGTCCGCCGCAGGAAAATCTCTAGGAATATAGTCGAGTTCCCCTTGTTCAAGCATTCCGGCAGCTACTGAAGCTGAAACTACTTTCCACGTTATTGAATCAAGCTTAGGAGCACCTAAGTAATAATCTTCATTAGCCGTCAGAATGTATTGCTCATTTTCCAACATTTCAGTAAGTTGGAAAGGTCCCGTTCCAATGATTTCTCCTACATCAATTGAAGAGGAATGAGATGCCATTTCAGACACAGGCACATCTACAAATATATGTTCAGGCAATAAGTTAATCGATGTATTCGCTAATGCTTGCACATTTGGCTCATTAAATTTGAACGTAACCGTATAATCGTCTATTTTTTCAATTCCTTCAAACACATCGGTTTCACCACTCGAATATTCTTCATAGCCAACTAATGTATTTACATACTCTTGCCGCACTCCCCCAGCTGCTCCGTACTCTGGATCAGCAATACTAGTAAATGTAAAGACAACATCATCAGCTGTAAAATCTTCGCCGTCGTGCCATTTCACATCTTGACGCAATGTATACGTTAATTCCGTATTATCTTCATTAAAAGACCAATCCTCTGCTAACTCTGGAGCGAAACTAAAATCTTCATTTTGTTGAACAAGTCCTTCATGTGTAATTTCCAAAATATGTGCATCATATAAAGAGGTATAAAGAATAGGGTTAAATAAGTTTTCTGGTGGCGAGAACATCGCTAAATTTGCATTGCCTCCCTCTACTTCTTCTCCACCAGCCCCACTATCATTTGCATCTGTTTCACTACCTGTGTCGCTACTTCCACAAGCAACAAGCGTTGTGGCAAAAGCCGCAGTTGCTAAAAAAGCGTAAAAATTATTCTTTTTCATTTAAAATCCCCCTCTAATTAACTATTCAATCACATTAACTTTAAAAACGACGTTTAGAAAAAAATCTTATCACCCCCTTTATCTATTTTTAAATTATTTCGCCGTTGCTAGTCCCTCTGTATACAAATGACACGCTACTACATGGTCTTTTTTATACTCAAATAGCTCCGGCCGTTCTTGTTTACAACGCTCATAAGCATGAGGGCAGCGGGTATGAAAAGCACAACCTTTTGGTGGATTGGTCGGACTCGGCAACTCACCTTTTAATGTAATCTTTTCCTTTTGAATCGTTACATCTGTTGATGGCACTGCAGATATAAGTGCATCCGTATATGGATGCAAAGGTGTTTCATACAAACTTTCCTTTCTTGCAATTTCGACAATTCTCCCTAAATACATAACTGCTACACGATCACTTATATGTTTAACTACACTTAAATCATGGGCAATAAATACGTAAGTTAATTTAAATTCTTCTTGTAAATCTTTCATTAAGTTTAATACTTGTGATTGAATGGATACATCTAGTGCTGATACTGGTTCATCCCCAATGATTAAACGCGGATTTGTGCTAAGCGCTCGTGCAATTCCAATTCGTTGTCTTTGACCTCCCGAAAATTCATGAGGATACTTATCATAAGATTGCTTTGGCAGACCTACTTTTTCAAGTAATTCCTCTGCTCGTAGTTTCCGATCTTTTTTTGTTTTTACCGTTTTATGTACTAACAAGGGCTCTTCCAATAATTCGCCAATACTCATGCGTGGATTAAGAGAAGCATAAGGGTCTTGGAAAACCATTTGCATGTCACGTCGATAGGGTCTTACTTTTCTATTTGATAACTTCGAAATAGTTGAGCCTTCAAATAAAACATCACCCTCTGTTGGATCTTGTAAACTCATTAACATTCTTCCGAGTGTCGATTTTCCAGAACCCGACTCACCAACAATACCAAGTGATTCTCCTTCATATACTTTCAATGAAATACCATCTACTGCTTTAACATGACCAACAGTTCGTTTAATTACGCCCTGTTTTATAGGAAAATACATCTTTAAGTCTCTCGCTTCAATCAAAATTTCACTCATTATCCGAATACCCTCTCGCTAATACGACTTCTATCAAGTGTCGTGCTTCCTTCCTCATACAAAAAGCATCGGACCTTCCGTTTGTTATTGGCTTGGACCAATTCAGGCATGGCGTCCGTGCATACTACAGTTGCATACTCACAACGACTTGCAAAGCGGCATCCTACAGGAAATTTATGTGGAGCAGGGACCATACCCCCAATAGCTTCTAACCTCTCTTTATTATCCTCCAACTTCGGCATACTTCTTAGTAAGCCTTTAGTGTAGGGATGCAGTGGGTTCGTAAATAAATCATAAGCAGATGCTTCTTCAACAATTTGCCCGCCATACATGACCATTACACGATCAGCAGTTTCCGCAACTACTCCTAAGTCATGGGTAATCAGTAAGATAGATGATTTGAATTCCGATTTTACTTTTAACATTAAATCAAGGATTTGTTGTTGTATTGTTACATCTAACGCCGTTGTTGGTTCATCAGCAATTAATAATTTAGGGTTACATGACATCGCTATTGCAATCATTACTCGCTGCCTCATGCCACCTGATAGTTGATGAGGAAATTCTTTTAAACTCTCTTCCGCTCTACTAAACCCAACTAACTTTAATAAGTCAATTGCTCTTTTCCGCGCTTCTTGCTTAGAAACATTTTTATGTTTCCTAATTGTTTCAATAATTTGATTTCCTATAGTGAAAACTGGATTCAATGATGTCATTGGCTCTTGAAAAATCATAGCCATCTTGTCGCCACGTATTTTATCGAGTTTTTTATCTTTCAATCCAACCAATTCTTCTCCTTGCAAACGAATTTGCCCTGTCACCTTTCCAGGTGAATCTACAAGACCCATGACAGACATCGAAGTCATGCTTTTACCACTACCAGACTCCCCTACAAGAGCAACAATTTCATTTTCATATATTGTAAAGCTAACACGATCAACTGCTTTAACAAGACGATTTTTATTTACATGAAAATAAGTCTGCACATCAATTAGTTCGAGCAAAGGTTCTATTGAAAACACCCCCAAAAAAGATTTACTAATTTTTTGATTAGTATATCATAAAAGTCAATTTTCCCAACTATATTTTTTTAATTATTTAACTTTTTTTATCAGAATATCTGACATCCTTAAAATTTATGCATTAAAAACCTTATAAACAGCAATAAACACCGCATTGCAAATTATTTTCCAGCACGAATATCATCTTTTTCCCTGTGCACTCTACATCAATATTTACTATTAAAATACCATTTCTATGATAATAATTAATGTTCAATACTATTAAAGCGTCATTGCAAATTGTTTCTACTTCATAAAAAAAACACCTTTAAGAGGTCAAGTGGTTTGAATAACCACTATCACTTAAAGGTGTTTTCATTCACATTAAAGACAGTCCTAAATGTTCATTTAGGCTATCTACATTGTGTGGATTGGCGTACCTAGTGCAGCTTCAGCCGCTTCCATTGTAATTTCTCCAAGGGAAGGGTGAGCATGAATCGTAAGGGCGATGTCTTCAGCTGTCATACCAGCTTCAATTGCAAGTCCAACTTCTGCAATCATATCTGATGCATTCGGACCAGCAATTTGTGCACCAATAACAAGACCGTCTTCTTTACGAGTGATAAGCTTCATAAAGCCATCAGAATCGTTAAGTGACAACGCACGCCCATTTGCTGCAAATGGGAACTTCGTTGCTTTAACCTCGTAACCAGCATCTTTTGCTTCTTGATCCGTATAACCTACAGTCGCAAGTTCTGGTTCAGAGAAACATACCGCTGGGATTGCTAGGTAGTCTACTTCAGCTGCTTCACCGCTAATTGCTTCAGCAGCCACTTTCGCTTCATAAGATGCCTTATGTGCAAGCGCAGGACCAGGAACGATATCACCGATTGCATAAATGTTTTTTACATTTGTGCGGCACTGTTTATCAACATTAATTAAACCACGATCAGTCATATCAATGCCGATGCCTTCAAGACCAAG
This window encodes:
- a CDS encoding peptide-binding protein yields the protein MKKNNFYAFLATAAFATTLVACGSSDTGSETDANDSGAGGEEVEGGNANLAMFSPPENLFNPILYTSLYDAHILEITHEGLVQQNEDFSFAPELAEDWSFNEDNTELTYTLRQDVKWHDGEDFTADDVVFTFTSIADPEYGAAGGVRQEYVNTLVGYEEYSSGETDVFEGIEKIDDYTVTFKFNEPNVQALANTSINLLPEHIFVDVPVSEMASHSSSIDVGEIIGTGPFQLTEMLENEQYILTANEDYYLGAPKLDSITWKVVSASVAAGMLEQGELDYIPRDFPAADVATIEGSDSLTIFEQPQLGYQYLGLKINHGPNDSLTDPDTWEANEKLEDVEFRQAIVHAIDRQSFVDGFLRGHGELLDAPFPEASWAYNPDAVEGLAYDPELAEQKLADAGYEDVNDDGFVEDPDGNELVINLDYPVGNPVREQVAPVLKEQLEAVGIQVNLNTPREAPAHFEIIEENDTDVDLFLAGWSLSSGDPDPAPINGGTSAYNYSRFLDEEQEVLLREAVDPELAFDNQEYRREKYGEWAQLFIDNVYSVPLYAESEIHVYNNQLQGLTIKPFTFKDDTHEWFLTE
- a CDS encoding ABC transporter ATP-binding protein; amino-acid sequence: MSEILIEARDLKMYFPIKQGVIKRTVGHVKAVDGISLKVYEGESLGIVGESGSGKSTLGRMLMSLQDPTEGDVLFEGSTISKLSNRKVRPYRRDMQMVFQDPYASLNPRMSIGELLEEPLLVHKTVKTKKDRKLRAEELLEKVGLPKQSYDKYPHEFSGGQRQRIGIARALSTNPRLIIGDEPVSALDVSIQSQVLNLMKDLQEEFKLTYVFIAHDLSVVKHISDRVAVMYLGRIVEIARKESLYETPLHPYTDALISAVPSTDVTIQKEKITLKGELPSPTNPPKGCAFHTRCPHAYERCKQERPELFEYKKDHVVACHLYTEGLATAK
- a CDS encoding ABC transporter ATP-binding protein, with translation MEPLLELIDVQTYFHVNKNRLVKAVDRVSFTIYENEIVALVGESGSGKSMTSMSVMGLVDSPGKVTGQIRLQGEELVGLKDKKLDKIRGDKMAMIFQEPMTSLNPVFTIGNQIIETIRKHKNVSKQEARKRAIDLLKLVGFSRAEESLKEFPHQLSGGMRQRVMIAIAMSCNPKLLIADEPTTALDVTIQQQILDLMLKVKSEFKSSILLITHDLGVVAETADRVMVMYGGQIVEEASAYDLFTNPLHPYTKGLLRSMPKLEDNKERLEAIGGMVPAPHKFPVGCRFASRCEYATVVCTDAMPELVQANNKRKVRCFLYEEGSTTLDRSRISERVFG